In the Solibacillus sp. FSL K6-1523 genome, one interval contains:
- the cysQ gene encoding 3'(2'),5'-bisphosphate nucleotidase CysQ, which yields MINHKIKVLDVIKIALEAGKHILDVYHSNNVTVEYKNDASPVTIADKKSHNYICQQLSKHYPNIPLISEEGDLPNYEQRQQWHTAWFIDPLDGTKEFIKRNGEFTVNIALVEKGIPILGVIYSPAQDLMYFASSWHGSYKLSNCHAILPTIHHEFELIKTAQQLPINYSNEAFSIVVSRSHFSSETQAYVDQIQQQVGDVHIIEAGSSIKMCLIAEGVAQIYPRLSYSMEWDTAAGEAIVMYSGGKVEEYGTQSPLQYNKEHLKNPFHIVTAKPNDNLVIARFIYK from the coding sequence ATGATTAACCATAAAATCAAAGTATTGGATGTTATTAAAATCGCATTGGAAGCAGGAAAACATATTTTAGATGTGTATCATTCAAATAACGTAACAGTTGAATATAAAAATGATGCGTCTCCAGTAACGATTGCTGATAAAAAATCACATAACTATATTTGTCAGCAGCTATCTAAACACTATCCAAACATCCCATTAATAAGTGAAGAAGGTGATTTGCCAAACTATGAACAACGCCAACAATGGCATACTGCTTGGTTCATTGATCCTTTAGATGGTACAAAAGAATTTATTAAACGCAATGGTGAATTCACAGTCAATATTGCGCTCGTTGAAAAGGGCATACCAATTTTGGGCGTTATTTATTCACCAGCACAAGATCTTATGTATTTTGCGAGTAGCTGGCACGGTTCATATAAATTATCGAATTGCCACGCGATTCTTCCGACGATTCATCATGAATTCGAATTAATAAAGACTGCCCAACAATTACCGATTAATTATTCGAATGAAGCATTCAGTATTGTTGTAAGTCGATCGCATTTCTCTAGTGAAACACAAGCCTATGTCGATCAAATTCAACAACAAGTCGGCGATGTACATATTATTGAAGCAGGTAGCTCAATAAAAATGTGCCTTATTGCTGAAGGTGTTGCACAAATTTACCCACGATTAAGCTATTCAATGGAATGGGATACAGCGGCAGGAGAAGCTATTGTCATGTATAGCGGAGGAAAGGTTGAAGAGTACGGAACCCAATCACCCCTGCAATACAATAAAGAGCATTTAAAAAATCCTTTCCATATCGTAACGGCTAAGCCGAATGACAACTTAGTTATCGCACGATTCATTTACAAGTAG
- a CDS encoding assimilatory sulfite reductase (NADPH) flavoprotein subunit, whose amino-acid sequence MALNVLSSPFDEEQLKKINGLLPSLTDYQKIWLTGYLSGAQVMTQSSGVGQSESMVATLEPIQVAQQVATILYGSQTGNSQAIAERLGKKLSENNVDVSVSSMSAFKHNHLKKLTNLFIVTSTHGEGDPPDNAISFHEFLYSKRAPKLDHINFSVLALGDTSYEFFCKTGIDFDEQLAKLGAQRIVPRVDCDLDFDELADQWVEQVTGELAASTTQVSSQTETKPIEVNDHTLYSKKNPFQAEVLANININGRGSNKETYHVELSIEGSGLTYEPGDSIGIVPENDPTFVGSLISSLDFDEDTKVKLQDEELTLKEVLQTKLEVTVLSKPLLQKIAAFTVNKKLANILADDSLWKNFVYGRDLLDAIEQFGPFTWTAQDFIQILRKIPVRLYSIASSQKANEEEVHLTIGKVSYEQDDRARLGVCSGQVAERLAEGEKLPIYVHKNPNFRLPNDHHTPIIMIGAGTGIAPFRSFIEDRAEVGVEGKSWLFFGDQHFVTDFLYQIEWQRWLKEGALTNLTVAFSRDTEHKVYVQHRLRENAKEIYKWLEQGAIIYVCGDEKNMAADVDKMLRTIIAEQGGKSAEEAAQYINELKSQQRYQRDVY is encoded by the coding sequence TTGGCTTTAAATGTATTGAGTAGCCCATTTGATGAAGAACAACTAAAAAAAATAAATGGATTATTACCAAGTTTAACAGACTATCAAAAGATTTGGTTAACTGGGTATTTAAGTGGCGCACAAGTGATGACACAAAGTTCTGGGGTGGGTCAATCTGAATCTATGGTAGCAACACTCGAACCCATTCAAGTAGCACAACAAGTAGCGACTATTTTATATGGTTCACAAACAGGCAATTCACAGGCTATAGCAGAAAGGCTTGGAAAGAAATTAAGCGAAAACAACGTTGATGTATCCGTTTCATCGATGTCTGCATTTAAGCATAATCATTTAAAAAAACTGACTAACTTGTTTATTGTGACGAGTACTCATGGAGAGGGAGATCCACCAGATAACGCCATTAGTTTCCATGAATTTCTTTATAGTAAGCGTGCACCGAAGCTCGATCATATAAATTTCTCGGTATTAGCACTTGGGGATACTTCTTATGAATTTTTCTGTAAAACGGGTATTGATTTTGATGAACAACTAGCAAAGCTTGGTGCGCAGCGTATCGTACCGCGCGTTGACTGTGACTTAGATTTTGATGAACTGGCAGATCAATGGGTTGAACAGGTGACGGGGGAGTTGGCAGCATCAACAACACAAGTTTCATCACAAACTGAAACAAAACCAATTGAAGTAAATGACCATACACTCTATTCCAAGAAAAATCCGTTCCAAGCAGAGGTACTAGCGAATATTAATATAAACGGTCGTGGCTCAAATAAGGAAACATATCATGTAGAGCTTTCTATCGAAGGTTCGGGATTAACTTATGAACCTGGTGATAGCATTGGTATTGTACCAGAAAATGATCCAACTTTCGTAGGCTCTCTCATTTCGTCCCTTGATTTTGATGAAGACACAAAGGTGAAACTACAAGATGAAGAGTTGACGTTGAAGGAAGTATTGCAAACGAAGCTGGAAGTGACAGTATTATCCAAGCCATTATTGCAAAAAATTGCGGCTTTTACCGTCAATAAAAAATTAGCGAATATTTTAGCGGATGATAGTTTATGGAAGAATTTCGTATATGGCAGGGACTTACTAGATGCAATCGAGCAATTTGGTCCATTTACTTGGACCGCGCAAGACTTTATACAAATACTAAGAAAAATTCCAGTGCGTCTATATTCGATTGCAAGTAGTCAGAAGGCAAATGAAGAAGAGGTTCATTTAACGATTGGAAAGGTTAGTTATGAACAAGATGATCGTGCACGATTAGGTGTATGTTCTGGTCAAGTTGCAGAACGCCTTGCTGAAGGGGAAAAGCTCCCAATTTATGTGCATAAAAATCCGAACTTCAGACTGCCAAACGACCATCATACACCAATTATTATGATTGGTGCGGGTACAGGGATTGCACCGTTTCGTTCGTTTATAGAAGACCGAGCTGAAGTAGGGGTAGAAGGAAAGTCATGGTTATTTTTCGGCGATCAACATTTTGTCACAGATTTCCTCTATCAAATAGAGTGGCAAAGATGGCTAAAAGAAGGCGCTCTTACGAATTTAACGGTTGCTTTTTCTCGTGATACTGAACACAAAGTATATGTCCAACATCGCTTACGGGAAAACGCAAAAGAGATTTATAAATGGCTTGAACAAGGTGCCATTATTTATGTATGTGGTGATGAAAAAAATATGGCGGCGGATGTCGATAAAATGTTACGTACGATTATCGCAGAGCAGGGCGGAAAATCAGCTGAAGAAGCAGCGCAATATATCAATGAGTTGAAGAGCCAACAGCGTTATCAAAGAGATGTGTACTAA
- the cysD gene encoding sulfate adenylyltransferase subunit CysD, whose translation MNEQTHLDQLEAEAIYIIREVAAECENPVMLYSIGKDSSVMLHLAMKAFYPEKPPFPFLHIDTTWKFKEMIEFRDRRAKELGIEMLVHSNEEGLSQGINPFDHGSAYTDIMKTESLKQGLDKYGFAAAFGGGRRDEEKSRAKERIFSFRNKNHAWDPKNQRPEMWKLYNTKIHKGESIRVFPISNWTEKDIWQYIRRENIDIVPLYFAKERPVVYREGNYVMVDDQRMRIEPNEEVLMKKVRFRTLGCYPLTGGIESDAVTLDEIIEETLGAVTSERTTRVIDQEAVGSMERRKREGYF comes from the coding sequence ATGAATGAACAGACACACCTCGATCAACTTGAGGCAGAAGCGATATATATTATTCGAGAAGTAGCCGCAGAATGTGAAAATCCTGTGATGCTTTATTCGATAGGAAAGGATAGCTCCGTTATGCTTCATTTAGCGATGAAAGCTTTCTATCCTGAGAAACCGCCATTTCCTTTTTTACACATCGACACAACGTGGAAATTTAAAGAAATGATTGAATTTAGAGATCGCCGTGCAAAGGAACTAGGAATTGAAATGTTAGTTCATAGCAATGAAGAGGGGTTATCGCAAGGGATTAATCCGTTCGATCACGGTTCGGCATATACAGATATTATGAAAACAGAAAGCTTGAAACAAGGATTAGATAAGTATGGGTTTGCGGCTGCTTTTGGTGGTGGACGACGAGATGAGGAGAAATCGCGTGCAAAGGAACGAATTTTTTCTTTCCGAAATAAAAACCACGCATGGGATCCAAAAAATCAACGACCTGAGATGTGGAAGTTATATAATACAAAAATTCATAAAGGAGAAAGTATTCGGGTATTTCCGATTTCGAACTGGACTGAGAAGGATATATGGCAATATATTCGTAGAGAAAATATCGACATCGTACCACTCTATTTTGCAAAGGAAAGACCTGTCGTGTACCGTGAAGGCAATTATGTCATGGTAGATGATCAACGTATGCGAATCGAACCGAATGAAGAAGTGCTCATGAAAAAGGTTCGTTTTCGTACATTAGGTTGTTACCCACTTACAGGCGGCATTGAATCAGATGCGGTTACGTTAGATGAAATTATTGAAGAAACATTAGGAGCAGTTACATCAGAACGTACAACGCGTGTGATTGACCAGGAAGCTGTTGGAAGTATGGAAAGACGCAAGCGGGAGGGGTATTTCTAA
- a CDS encoding sirohydrochlorin chelatase, translating into MQAILYIVHGTRVKKGIEEALHFIEETVEQVQVGIQQIAFLELAEPNILQGIKNCVERGATRIMIAPVLLLTAQHAKEDIPVEIDKASKIYPNIHFTIGRPLGIHEKLIDTVYKRITEQRCQILPEAEVLLVGRGSSDDAVIRDMSEISNQLQKKYKFQSVRACFLYGTGPSFEETMNRLKEQDVKQLFIVPYLLFSGLLSLGIQKKVKALEFDTSRIILCNSLGYGCNVRQVLIERVLQQINEGDEI; encoded by the coding sequence ATGCAGGCGATTTTATATATTGTGCATGGCACAAGGGTAAAGAAAGGGATAGAAGAAGCTCTTCATTTCATTGAGGAAACCGTGGAGCAGGTTCAGGTTGGTATTCAACAAATTGCCTTTTTAGAGCTAGCAGAGCCGAATATATTGCAAGGTATAAAAAATTGTGTGGAGCGCGGTGCTACTCGTATTATGATTGCCCCCGTCTTGCTACTTACTGCGCAGCATGCAAAGGAGGATATTCCAGTAGAAATCGATAAGGCTAGCAAAATTTATCCGAATATACATTTTACTATAGGGCGACCATTAGGCATTCATGAAAAGTTAATTGATACCGTATATAAGCGCATTACTGAACAACGGTGTCAAATATTACCTGAAGCAGAGGTGCTATTAGTTGGCCGTGGTAGCAGTGATGACGCTGTTATACGAGATATGAGTGAAATTAGTAATCAACTGCAAAAGAAATATAAATTTCAGTCGGTTCGAGCATGTTTTTTATATGGAACAGGTCCTTCGTTTGAAGAAACAATGAACCGTTTAAAGGAACAAGATGTAAAACAACTATTTATCGTTCCTTATTTATTGTTTTCAGGTCTACTTAGTTTAGGTATTCAAAAAAAGGTGAAGGCGCTTGAGTTTGACACATCTCGAATTATTTTATGTAACAGTTTAGGGTATGGGTGTAATGTGCGCCAAGTTCTTATTGAGCGAGTATTGCAGCAGATAAATGAGGGGGATGAAATATGA
- a CDS encoding YezD family protein: protein MTKQKENIEASLENIKEMLATIKFGTITLVIQDGLVVQLEKNEKIRLK from the coding sequence ATGACAAAGCAAAAAGAAAATATTGAAGCCAGCCTAGAAAACATTAAAGAGATGCTAGCAACGATAAAATTTGGAACCATTACGCTTGTTATACAAGATGGGCTAGTTGTTCAATTAGAAAAAAACGAAAAAATTCGATTAAAGTAA
- the cysC gene encoding adenylyl-sulfate kinase, with amino-acid sequence MKSLLKFITCGSVDDGKSTLIGHMLYDAKLLFTDQEKALELDSKVGNRGGEIDYSLLLDGLLAEREQGITIDVAYRYFTTSHRSFIVADTPGHEEYTRNMAVGASFADLAIILVDATKGVITQTKRHARICALMGVKHIVLAVNKMDLIGFNQARFNAIQEDFKQLTKDLQLASVQAIPVSATNGDNVTKYSAHTPWYDGLALLPYLENVDASKNNKQNGFIMPVQRVSRPDHTFRGFQGQVEAGTISVGDEITTLPSNEKANVKSILLTNKEVQSAHIGQPIAVQLDREVDVSRGCVLTTAPSIEVADLFSAQILWMDDTNLVPGKQYLVKIGTKIIPGTVLSIQHKVEINTGEHLITEQIIKNELATCEISLSEKVVLDSFERNETLGSFILIDRVTNMTSACGVVTKATGQLTNVSWQNTDITREVRTKQKGQVPITLWFTGLSGSGKSTLANEVEKRLVSLGYHTMLLDGDNVRLGLNKDLGFDEAGRIENIRRTAEVAKLMNDAGLITLSSFISPFERDRAYAKKILGESYIEIYVSTPLEVCEERDVKGLYKKARAEEIQHFTGISSPYEAPRNPHIEIDTSKYVLKDATDYLVKEIIKILS; translated from the coding sequence ATGAAAAGTTTATTGAAATTTATTACATGTGGCAGTGTAGATGATGGGAAATCTACATTAATTGGTCATATGTTATACGATGCAAAATTACTGTTTACCGATCAAGAAAAAGCACTTGAATTAGATAGTAAAGTAGGGAACAGGGGAGGAGAAATAGATTATTCCCTCCTGCTTGATGGGCTATTAGCAGAAAGGGAACAAGGGATTACAATCGATGTTGCGTATCGCTATTTCACGACAAGTCATCGTTCGTTTATCGTAGCAGATACGCCGGGGCACGAAGAATATACACGGAATATGGCTGTAGGTGCATCGTTTGCAGATCTCGCCATTATTTTAGTCGACGCGACAAAAGGGGTCATTACCCAAACGAAACGCCATGCTCGTATTTGTGCATTAATGGGCGTGAAGCATATTGTGTTAGCTGTTAATAAAATGGACTTAATTGGTTTTAATCAAGCACGATTCAATGCGATACAGGAGGATTTCAAACAGCTAACAAAGGACTTACAGCTTGCAAGTGTTCAGGCGATTCCTGTTTCAGCTACAAACGGGGATAATGTGACAAAATACTCGGCACATACCCCATGGTACGACGGTCTAGCGCTACTACCTTATTTAGAAAATGTAGATGCTAGTAAAAATAATAAACAAAACGGTTTCATCATGCCTGTCCAGCGTGTTAGTAGACCTGACCATACTTTCCGTGGATTTCAAGGGCAAGTTGAAGCGGGCACAATTTCAGTAGGCGATGAAATTACGACGCTACCAAGCAATGAAAAAGCAAATGTAAAAAGTATTTTATTAACAAATAAAGAAGTGCAATCTGCTCATATAGGGCAGCCAATTGCTGTTCAATTAGATAGAGAAGTGGATGTTTCGCGCGGCTGTGTTTTAACAACAGCTCCTAGCATTGAAGTAGCCGATTTATTTAGCGCTCAAATTTTATGGATGGATGATACAAATCTCGTACCTGGCAAACAGTACTTAGTCAAAATTGGTACAAAAATCATTCCTGGTACAGTTTTATCGATTCAGCATAAAGTAGAAATTAATACGGGCGAGCATTTAATAACTGAACAAATCATAAAAAATGAATTAGCAACTTGTGAAATTTCCCTATCTGAAAAAGTAGTGTTGGATTCATTTGAACGAAATGAAACGCTCGGTAGTTTTATTTTAATTGATCGTGTTACGAATATGACATCTGCGTGTGGCGTAGTAACGAAAGCTACTGGGCAATTGACAAATGTTAGTTGGCAAAATACAGATATCACACGTGAAGTTCGTACAAAGCAAAAAGGGCAAGTTCCGATAACATTATGGTTTACGGGACTTTCTGGATCGGGAAAATCAACGCTCGCAAATGAAGTAGAAAAACGTTTAGTTTCTCTAGGCTATCATACAATGTTGCTAGATGGCGATAATGTTCGGCTTGGATTAAATAAAGATTTAGGTTTTGATGAGGCGGGACGTATAGAAAATATTCGACGTACTGCAGAAGTGGCGAAGTTGATGAATGATGCAGGATTGATTACGTTATCATCGTTTATTTCGCCATTTGAGCGGGACCGAGCTTATGCGAAAAAGATACTTGGTGAGTCCTATATTGAAATTTACGTTAGTACGCCGCTTGAAGTGTGTGAAGAACGTGATGTTAAAGGGTTATACAAAAAGGCAAGAGCAGAGGAAATACAGCATTTTACAGGAATATCAAGTCCGTATGAGGCACCAAGGAATCCGCATATTGAAATTGATACAAGTAAATATGTGTTGAAAGATGCAACGGATTATTTAGTAAAGGAAATCATTAAAATCCTATCTTAA
- a CDS encoding phosphoadenylyl-sulfate reductase, which translates to MLTYEAWQKPNISFDNDETYKGALQVLQWSFKEYGNDIVYACSFGIEGIVLIDLIAKVQPDAKIVFLDTDVHFKETYETIERVRKKYPTLQIVLKKPALTLEQQAKQYGDQLWETNPNQCCKIRKLEPLNDVLTGAKAWISGLRHEQSETRKNVEFINKDDRFQSIKICPLIHWTWKDVWRYVSKHDLTYNVLHDQGYPSIGCSHCTKPAFTAEDLRSGRWQGQGKTECGLHG; encoded by the coding sequence TTGTTAACTTACGAAGCATGGCAAAAGCCGAATATTTCATTCGACAATGATGAAACTTATAAAGGGGCTCTGCAAGTTTTACAGTGGAGCTTTAAGGAATATGGCAATGATATCGTGTATGCGTGTAGCTTTGGTATTGAAGGAATTGTATTAATCGATTTGATTGCGAAAGTACAGCCTGATGCAAAAATTGTGTTTTTAGATACAGATGTCCATTTTAAAGAAACATATGAAACGATTGAGCGTGTCCGTAAGAAGTATCCAACGCTTCAAATTGTATTAAAGAAACCAGCGCTCACTTTAGAACAGCAAGCGAAGCAATACGGCGATCAATTATGGGAAACGAATCCAAATCAATGCTGTAAAATTCGAAAGCTAGAGCCCTTAAATGATGTATTAACGGGTGCTAAAGCATGGATATCTGGTCTTCGTCATGAGCAGTCAGAAACACGAAAAAATGTTGAATTTATTAATAAAGATGACCGTTTCCAATCGATTAAAATATGTCCGCTTATTCACTGGACTTGGAAGGATGTATGGCGATATGTTTCGAAGCATGATTTAACATATAACGTCTTGCATGACCAAGGATATCCGAGCATCGGCTGTTCACATTGCACAAAGCCTGCTTTTACAGCGGAAGATTTACGCTCCGGAAGATGGCAAGGGCAAGGCAAAACAGAATGTGGCTTACACGGTTAG
- the cobA gene encoding uroporphyrinogen-III C-methyltransferase translates to MGKVYIVGAGPGDVELITVKGLRCIKEADVIFYDRLINKELLDYAMPSAKLIYCGKLPNRHAMIQDHINYSLVQYASQGKIVTRLKGGDPFVFGRGGEEAEVLAAHQIPFEIVPGITSGIAAPAYAGIPVTHRDYSSSFAIVTGHMREGKDDSIKWESLATGVDTLAIYMGVGNLPYICSQLLKHGRKPSTPVALVHMGTFKEQQTVTGTLETISQNVRESNVSNPSMIIVGEVVSVREKINWFEQKLETERYLNESIVISR, encoded by the coding sequence ATGGGGAAGGTTTATATTGTTGGAGCAGGGCCTGGAGATGTGGAACTTATAACAGTTAAAGGGCTTCGGTGTATTAAAGAAGCAGATGTTATTTTCTATGATCGTTTAATAAATAAGGAATTATTGGACTACGCTATGCCAAGTGCCAAGCTGATTTATTGTGGAAAGTTACCAAATCGTCACGCAATGATTCAAGATCACATTAATTATTCACTTGTGCAATACGCGAGCCAAGGGAAAATCGTGACACGCTTAAAGGGTGGAGACCCATTTGTTTTTGGGCGAGGTGGTGAAGAGGCGGAGGTACTTGCGGCACATCAAATCCCGTTTGAAATTGTACCTGGTATTACATCAGGTATTGCAGCACCAGCTTATGCAGGTATACCTGTAACACATAGGGATTATAGCTCAAGCTTTGCGATTGTCACAGGGCATATGCGAGAAGGAAAGGATGATTCAATAAAATGGGAAAGTTTGGCGACAGGAGTCGATACACTAGCAATTTATATGGGAGTGGGAAATTTACCGTATATATGTTCGCAGCTATTAAAGCATGGACGAAAGCCTTCAACGCCTGTTGCGCTCGTTCATATGGGGACATTTAAAGAACAACAAACTGTGACGGGTACTTTAGAAACAATTTCACAAAACGTTAGGGAAAGTAATGTTAGCAACCCGAGCATGATTATTGTTGGAGAAGTTGTATCAGTCCGAGAAAAAATCAACTGGTTTGAACAAAAATTGGAGACAGAACGGTATTTAAACGAAAGTATCGTCATAAGTAGGTGA